In a single window of the Rhodoligotrophos appendicifer genome:
- a CDS encoding branched-chain amino acid ABC transporter permease, whose translation MNYAIFLEQIINGLIIGSMYALIGSGIALIYGTMRVLNLAHGEFYMLGGYFVFFLVVTYGVPSYLAIPIAIFATFILGALIQRLTIHYLLPREGWAFSTIAATLGLSIFLQNAALLLFGEQFQSVPYYLSGIVEFAGIRLPVQRLLIFGVALLTIAIMTYVLKRTRLGWAIRATSQDRDAAAVVGIPAQRIYLITFGIAAALGAIAAAMLAPIYAINPWSGMPILLKGFVVVILGGLGSFPGAIAGGLILGVVEAVGVQLTSSEWRDVIAFTLMIGVIWWRPWGLFGKKPS comes from the coding sequence GTGAATTACGCGATCTTCCTTGAGCAGATCATCAATGGCCTGATCATCGGCTCGATGTATGCCCTGATCGGCAGCGGCATCGCCTTGATCTACGGTACCATGCGGGTCTTGAACCTCGCCCATGGCGAGTTCTACATGCTGGGCGGCTATTTCGTCTTCTTCCTGGTGGTGACCTATGGCGTGCCCTCCTATCTCGCCATCCCCATCGCGATCTTCGCGACCTTCATCCTGGGCGCGCTCATCCAGCGGCTGACCATTCACTACCTCCTGCCGCGGGAGGGATGGGCCTTCTCCACCATTGCCGCGACCCTGGGGCTCTCCATCTTCCTGCAGAACGCAGCGCTGCTCCTGTTCGGCGAACAGTTCCAAAGCGTGCCCTATTACCTCTCCGGCATCGTCGAATTCGCCGGCATCCGTCTGCCGGTGCAGCGTCTGCTCATCTTCGGCGTGGCGCTGCTGACCATTGCGATCATGACCTATGTGCTGAAGCGGACGCGGCTGGGCTGGGCCATTCGAGCGACGTCGCAGGACCGCGATGCCGCAGCGGTGGTGGGCATCCCGGCCCAGCGGATCTATCTGATCACCTTCGGGATCGCCGCCGCTCTCGGCGCCATCGCCGCCGCCATGCTGGCACCCATCTATGCGATCAACCCGTGGAGCGGCATGCCGATCCTGCTCAAGGGCTTCGTGGTCGTCATTCTCGGCGGCCTCGGCAGCTTTCCCGGCGCGATCGCGGGCGGCCTGATCCTTGGGGTGGTGGAAGCGGTTGGCGTACAGCTCACCTCGTCGGAATGGCGCGACGTGATCGCCTTCACCTTGATGATCGGCGTGATCTGGTGGCGGCCCTGGGGCCTGTTCGGAAAGAAACCCTCGTGA
- a CDS encoding branched-chain amino acid ABC transporter permease translates to MFQPLKPHQWALMAAVILVMMVIPMITRDSYLLHVLILAMIFGIFASAWNLVTGFAGLKTFGHHAFFGIGAYASALISINAGLSPWITIWIAALAATIAGLFIGLPILRIKSMPHVAIVTLGFAEIVRIVISNLQSITRGELGLWGIPAFTDFTLPGIGKVVFTPADKLPYYYLVLVLLIASVVVVTLLMRSKTGLSMVAMRDAEDAAESLGVNLTKQKLLVFGVSAFLVGLAGAFYAHYIGILTPSAAVGIDLMILIIAMVLVGGLGTLSGPLIGALILTVTIELLRDLDNYRLLVYGAIIILIVMFLPKGLATLGPLVAKRFTSRSQ, encoded by the coding sequence ATGTTTCAACCGCTGAAGCCGCACCAATGGGCGCTCATGGCGGCCGTCATCCTGGTCATGATGGTGATCCCCATGATCACGCGCGACAGCTATCTGCTGCATGTGCTGATCCTGGCCATGATCTTCGGCATCTTCGCCTCGGCCTGGAACCTGGTCACCGGTTTTGCCGGCCTGAAGACCTTCGGGCACCATGCATTCTTCGGGATCGGCGCCTATGCCTCCGCCCTCATCAGCATCAATGCGGGGTTGAGCCCCTGGATCACCATCTGGATCGCAGCACTCGCCGCGACGATCGCGGGACTGTTCATCGGTCTGCCGATCCTGCGCATCAAATCCATGCCGCATGTGGCGATCGTCACCCTGGGCTTTGCCGAGATCGTGCGCATCGTCATCTCGAACCTGCAATCGATCACCCGCGGCGAACTCGGCCTGTGGGGCATCCCGGCATTCACGGACTTCACCCTGCCGGGCATCGGCAAGGTCGTGTTCACTCCCGCCGACAAGCTGCCCTATTATTATCTCGTGCTGGTGCTGCTGATCGCCTCCGTCGTGGTCGTCACCCTGCTGATGCGCTCGAAGACCGGCCTCTCCATGGTGGCCATGCGCGATGCCGAGGATGCGGCCGAGAGCCTGGGGGTCAATCTCACGAAGCAGAAGCTGCTCGTGTTCGGGGTCAGCGCCTTCCTGGTGGGTCTCGCCGGTGCCTTCTATGCCCATTACATCGGCATCCTCACCCCCTCGGCCGCCGTCGGCATCGACCTCATGATCCTCATCATCGCCATGGTGCTGGTGGGCGGTCTGGGCACCCTGAGCGGCCCCTTGATCGGCGCCCTGATCTTGACCGTGACCATCGAACTGCTGCGGGATCTCGATAATTACCGGCTGCTGGTCTATGGCGCGATCATCATCCTGATCGTGATGTTCCTCCCCAAGGGCCTCGCGACGCTGGGACCCCTGGTCGCCAAACGGTTCACCTCACGCTCACAGTGA
- a CDS encoding ArgE/DapE family deacylase, with product MLDTDVTRAITGAVDAAFDDQVRFTQDMVRIPSLRGQEHTMQDFMADAMARRGFAVDQWRIDVEDIKDLPGFAPVAVSYENAFNVVGTYRPKTRKGRSLIFNGHVDVVPTGPWARWTTPPFEPRIDGKWMYGRGAGDMKAGLAATLFAYDAVRSAGFMPTAPIHFQSVVEEECTGNGTLACLQRGYRADCAFVPEPLEPKLMRAEVGLIWFRVHVDGDPQHASAGFSTVGASAIEKALMLWPHIKALEDVWNARKLDHPVYKDHPHPIRVNLGEISGGEWTSSVPATATLNVRVGVLPGVKLADIRAEIEACIRKAALSDPYLSNTPPRIDYHGHMAEGYVLANAQQPEAVLADSHSAVFNAKLEEVVTSAATDARFFGLYQNTPGLVYGPICERPHGIDERVDLDSVRAVTKTMALFLADWCGVEKA from the coding sequence ATGCTCGATACGGATGTAACCAGGGCCATCACCGGCGCCGTCGATGCAGCCTTTGACGACCAGGTCCGCTTCACCCAGGACATGGTCCGCATCCCCTCGCTGCGGGGCCAGGAGCATACGATGCAGGATTTCATGGCCGATGCCATGGCCCGCCGCGGCTTTGCTGTGGACCAGTGGCGCATCGATGTGGAGGACATCAAGGACCTGCCGGGCTTTGCCCCGGTGGCCGTCTCCTATGAGAACGCCTTCAACGTGGTGGGCACCTACCGGCCGAAGACCCGAAAAGGCCGTTCCCTGATCTTCAACGGCCATGTCGACGTGGTGCCGACGGGCCCCTGGGCGCGGTGGACGACCCCGCCATTCGAGCCGCGCATCGACGGCAAGTGGATGTATGGCAGGGGGGCCGGCGACATGAAGGCCGGCCTTGCCGCCACCTTATTTGCCTATGATGCGGTGCGCAGCGCTGGCTTTATGCCCACGGCCCCGATTCATTTCCAGTCCGTGGTCGAGGAGGAGTGCACCGGCAACGGCACCTTGGCCTGCCTGCAACGCGGCTATCGCGCCGATTGCGCCTTCGTCCCCGAGCCGCTGGAGCCCAAGCTCATGCGGGCGGAGGTCGGGCTGATCTGGTTCCGCGTGCATGTGGATGGCGATCCCCAGCACGCCTCCGCCGGCTTCAGCACGGTCGGCGCCAGTGCGATCGAGAAGGCCCTGATGCTGTGGCCCCACATCAAGGCGCTCGAGGATGTCTGGAACGCCCGCAAGCTGGACCATCCCGTCTACAAGGACCATCCCCATCCGATCCGCGTCAATCTGGGCGAGATCTCCGGCGGCGAATGGACCTCCAGCGTGCCGGCGACGGCCACCTTGAACGTGCGCGTGGGCGTGTTGCCGGGCGTGAAGCTCGCCGATATCAGGGCCGAGATCGAGGCCTGCATCCGCAAGGCGGCCCTGAGCGATCCCTATCTGTCGAACACTCCGCCGCGCATCGACTATCACGGCCACATGGCGGAAGGCTATGTCTTGGCCAATGCCCAGCAGCCGGAGGCGGTGCTCGCCGACAGCCATTCGGCCGTGTTCAACGCGAAGCTGGAGGAGGTCGTGACCTCCGCGGCCACCGATGCCCGCTTCTTCGGCCTCTACCAGAACACGCCCGGCCTCGTTTACGGCCCGATCTGCGAGCGGCCGCACGGGATCGACGAGCGCGTCGACCTCGACTCGGTGCGGGCCGTCACCAAGACCATGGCGCTCTTCCTCGCCGACTGGTGCGGCGTGGAGAAGGCCTAG
- a CDS encoding IclR family transcriptional regulator, with protein MPKTTQATSSDGIMAVSLALQIFEKLAHSDEPLRVTDLAQALGTSKTRVFRYLRTLIGLGYVIQDPQTERYGVGIRLALLATALSARFDLLKATLPILRQVRDTLGQTVVMSFIEDGEIYPVQQVNGSSMITFNTQMGMPLGLHNSAQGKLSLAYGPPELLERVLQGTLKKVGARTIVDPAQLRAEIEGVRERGWAVAPSETLSGLNALAMPIFTSHRKIVATLGLLGSIDEIPALPSAHQIDTLRAAAEELAHRLQDSPLMIGAAR; from the coding sequence ATGCCCAAAACGACCCAGGCCACGTCTTCCGACGGCATCATGGCGGTCTCGCTGGCCTTGCAGATCTTCGAGAAGCTGGCCCATAGCGACGAGCCGCTGCGCGTGACCGATCTGGCCCAGGCCCTGGGCACCTCGAAGACACGGGTGTTTCGCTATCTGCGAACGCTCATCGGCCTGGGCTATGTCATCCAGGATCCGCAGACCGAGCGCTATGGGGTCGGCATCCGCCTGGCGCTGCTGGCGACGGCCCTGTCCGCCCGATTCGATCTGTTGAAGGCGACGCTGCCGATCCTGCGCCAGGTGCGCGACACCCTCGGCCAGACGGTGGTCATGTCCTTCATCGAAGATGGGGAGATCTACCCTGTCCAACAGGTGAATGGCTCATCCATGATCACCTTCAACACCCAGATGGGAATGCCGCTGGGTCTCCATAACAGCGCCCAGGGCAAACTGTCCCTGGCCTATGGTCCGCCCGAGTTGCTGGAGCGGGTTCTACAAGGAACGCTGAAGAAGGTCGGGGCGCGGACGATCGTCGATCCGGCGCAGCTCAGGGCCGAGATCGAGGGGGTGCGCGAGCGCGGCTGGGCGGTCGCGCCGAGTGAGACCCTGAGCGGGCTGAACGCGCTGGCGATGCCAATCTTCACGTCACACCGCAAGATCGTCGCGACACTCGGCCTGCTGGGGTCCATCGACGAGATCCCGGCACTGCCTTCCGCCCACCAGATCGACACCCTGAGAGCGGCCGCCGAGGAGCTCGCTCACCGTCTGCAGGATTCGCCGCTGATGATCGGTGCGGCGAGGTAG
- a CDS encoding hydantoinase/oxoprolinase family protein: protein MGQETSLAVDIGGTFTDVVLRRGGEVFVDKVLTTPANLLDGFFGGIDSVLAHSGVAAAEVDVLVHATTVVTNALIERRGARTAMVFTKGFGDILEIRDERRYDMYDPQIEFPRPLVGPADVFTIAERVNADGEIEREIDADEAARLADTLRQRGVQSIGICFLHSYKNAGNERRLGALLRDALPDLYISLSSDVAPQIREFLRASTTAANAYAVPITQPYLSGVETRLVEQGFPSRALIMLSSGGVVGPGTAGRMPIRMVESGPAAGALGAAFIAQELGLRDVLAFDMGGTTAKVCLIQDYKPLVTGQFEIDRMYRFKEGSGLPVTVPCIDLIEIGAGGGSIAHVDSMGLLKVGPRSAGSNPGPACYGFGGRNATVTDADLVLGLLDAQHFLGGDMPLDEAAAFSAVGQIAADVDLGTIEAARGIYQVVCEAMAGAVRTHATERGVDYRGIPLLAFGGAGPVHACGVARLLNSRTVIFPPLASVLSAFGSLATPTRLDLVRSSLSGLEAMDWPQVDALFDEMEREGRQALREAGAPDAAVTFAYAADMRYLGQHYELLVSFDRRPSATNAPQTLRAAFEAEYLKRYSLIQSDVPVEVVTWRIAAIGPGATPPTFETASGKAAAPIRRKVHAWANDQMVPVMPRAALQNGKAMAGPLIIEERETTLVIPPGWTATLGPLGCVTATYSDELDA from the coding sequence ATGGGACAGGAAACGTCACTGGCCGTCGACATCGGCGGCACGTTCACCGATGTCGTCCTGCGCCGCGGAGGCGAGGTCTTCGTCGACAAGGTGCTGACGACGCCGGCCAATCTGCTGGACGGATTCTTTGGCGGGATTGATTCCGTCCTGGCGCATTCCGGCGTCGCCGCTGCGGAAGTCGACGTGCTCGTCCACGCCACCACGGTCGTCACCAATGCTCTGATCGAGCGGCGCGGCGCCCGCACCGCCATGGTTTTCACCAAGGGCTTCGGCGACATCCTCGAGATCCGCGATGAGCGGCGCTACGACATGTATGATCCGCAGATCGAATTTCCGCGCCCCCTGGTCGGGCCGGCGGATGTGTTTACGATCGCTGAGCGGGTCAATGCGGATGGCGAGATCGAGCGGGAGATCGATGCGGACGAGGCGGCCCGCCTGGCCGACACTCTGCGCCAGAGAGGCGTCCAGTCGATCGGCATCTGCTTTCTGCATTCCTACAAGAATGCCGGCAATGAACGCCGGCTGGGCGCGCTGCTCCGGGACGCTTTGCCGGACCTCTATATCTCGCTGTCATCCGACGTGGCCCCTCAGATCCGCGAATTCCTGCGCGCTTCGACGACGGCCGCCAATGCCTATGCGGTGCCGATCACCCAGCCCTATCTGTCCGGAGTGGAAACGCGCCTCGTGGAACAGGGGTTTCCAAGCCGCGCCCTGATCATGTTGAGCTCGGGCGGCGTGGTCGGTCCCGGCACCGCGGGCCGCATGCCGATCCGGATGGTCGAGAGCGGACCGGCGGCCGGTGCCCTGGGCGCGGCCTTCATTGCTCAAGAGCTGGGGCTGCGCGACGTGCTCGCCTTCGACATGGGCGGCACCACGGCGAAAGTCTGTCTGATCCAGGATTACAAGCCGCTGGTCACCGGGCAGTTCGAGATCGACCGCATGTACCGGTTCAAGGAGGGCAGCGGATTGCCGGTGACCGTGCCCTGCATCGACCTGATCGAGATCGGCGCCGGTGGCGGATCCATCGCTCATGTCGACAGCATGGGTCTCCTGAAGGTCGGACCGCGCAGCGCAGGGTCCAATCCGGGTCCGGCCTGCTACGGCTTTGGCGGCCGCAACGCCACCGTGACCGATGCCGATCTGGTGCTGGGACTGCTCGATGCCCAGCACTTCCTCGGCGGCGACATGCCGTTGGACGAGGCGGCAGCCTTTTCCGCCGTGGGCCAGATTGCCGCCGATGTGGATCTCGGCACCATCGAGGCCGCCCGCGGCATCTACCAGGTGGTCTGCGAGGCCATGGCCGGCGCGGTCAGGACCCATGCGACCGAGCGCGGCGTGGATTATCGCGGCATTCCGCTGCTCGCCTTTGGCGGCGCGGGGCCGGTGCATGCCTGCGGCGTGGCCAGACTGTTGAACAGCCGGACCGTGATCTTTCCCCCGCTGGCGAGCGTGTTGTCGGCCTTCGGATCCCTGGCGACGCCGACCCGGCTCGACCTGGTTCGCTCCAGCCTCTCGGGCCTCGAGGCGATGGACTGGCCGCAGGTCGATGCCCTGTTCGACGAGATGGAGCGGGAGGGCCGCCAGGCGCTGCGCGAGGCCGGGGCGCCCGATGCTGCGGTGACCTTCGCCTATGCGGCCGACATGCGCTATCTCGGCCAGCATTACGAATTGTTGGTGAGCTTCGACCGTCGCCCGAGCGCAACCAACGCGCCCCAGACGCTGAGGGCGGCCTTCGAGGCGGAATACCTCAAGCGCTATTCTCTGATCCAGAGCGATGTGCCGGTGGAGGTCGTGACCTGGCGGATCGCCGCGATCGGCCCCGGCGCCACACCCCCGACATTCGAAACCGCATCGGGCAAGGCCGCAGCCCCTATCCGCCGGAAGGTCCATGCCTGGGCGAATGACCAGATGGTGCCGGTCATGCCCCGCGCCGCCCTGCAGAATGGAAAGGCCATGGCCGGCCCACTCATTATCGAGGAGCGCGAGACCACGCTGGTGATTCCGCCTGGCTGGACCGCGACACTCGGGCCCCTGGGCTGTGTGACGGCCACCTATAGCGATGAGTTGGATGCCTGA